AAAAGGATCCGGAACCGGTTGTAGCGGTCGGCTACGATACCGCCATACAAGGTCAGGAGAAAAGTGGGAAACCCGAAGGCAAAGGTCGTCACCCCCAGCATAAAGGCCGAGTGCGTCATGGTGTAGACTACCCAGCTGACCGCGGTGCGTTGCATCCACGTGCCGATCTGGGACACCGACTGGCCATAGAAGTACAGCCGGTAGTTGCGGCTGCGGAAGGCCCGAAAAGTATGTTGACTTTTTGACATTATAGGTTAAGTTGTCGAAACCTGGGCAAAAAAAATCACGCCTTCAGCCCGTGTACGATCAGCTGGCTGAGCGTTTGCGCTAAAGTGTCGATTTTTGGAGCATCTTCGGCGAGCAGCATTTCCCGTTTCAACCCGTGCATGTTTGCCAGGATGACAAAAACCAGGTTTTCCATTTCCCTGGGAGGGATAGGACGTAACTCACCTGCTTCCACGCCTTGTTTCAGTATTTCTTTCAACAGATCGCCTTCCCCCTTCATGATACGGGCGTGGCCCGCGCGCTTGATCCCGGACAGACTGGATATCTCGTCCGCGTTCATACCCGCCTCCAGGGAACCATACAGCTCGCGCCGCTTGCGCATCAGGTGCATTTTGGTCGTAAAGAAAGTGGCGATCTTTTCTTCCGTGCCCGTCACCTGCTCCACCGCCTGGCCGATCTTGTCCACGATATCGTCCACCTCCATATTGACCACGGCGGCGTAGATCTCTTCCTTGCTTTTGTAATAGTAATACAACGAGCTCCGGCTTTTGCCGATGGCCTTGGCCACGTCGTCCATGGAGACTTTTTGCCAGCCGTATTTCTGGAACAGTTGCTGGGCCGCCTGAAGAATATGGTCTTCTTTTACGAGCACGGTGCAAAGATAGGACCTTTTCGACAAATTCACAAAAAATGTTGAAATGTCAGGACCGGAAAGACAGCGGTGCAGTGGCCGTCTGCTTTTTGAAGTAGTTGGAAAAGTGCGCCACCTCGTCAAAGCCGAGGGTATAGGCAATCTCGGACACGCTCCAGTTGGTTTGCTTCAGCAATATTTTTGCCTCTTCTATCACACGCTTTGTGATCAGTTCGGACGTGGTGCTGCCGGTGGCTTCTTTCAACACCTTGTTCAGGTGGTTGACGTGTACCGCGAGGCGGTCGGCGTATTCCTTTGGGGTCCGCAGCCCCAGCCGCTGATGGGGTGACTCCAGCGGGAACTGCCGCTCCAGGAGTTCGATAAAAAGCGCGGAAATGCGCTGGGCGGCGTTTTGCGTCGTCCGCAGGGCCGACATGGGCTGAAGCTTTTGCCCATAGTGGATGAGCTCCAGCAAAAGGGTGCGCATCAGGTCGTACTTGAATTTGTAGTCCGACGCCAGTTCGCGGAGCATTTTTTTAAAGATGTATTCCACCTCGGCGTGCTCCGCCGGGTTCAGCTGAAAAACGGGCAACTGCCCCGGCTGGTAGATCGGCAGCTCATCCAATAAAACACCCGATTTCCTTGGGGTAAGGAAATCGGGTGTAAAGATGCAGAACATACCCGTCTGGGTGTCTGCGGGGATCCAGTGGTAAGGTATTTTGGGTGTGGCAAAAAGCAGCGCGTGCTCTTCGATGTCGATCACCTTGTCGGCATATTCCGCCCGGCTCTTGCCTCTTATCCAGCTGATCTTATAGTAATCCCTCCGGCTATAGGGCATCGTGCGCGCACCCGTCGCCTTGTCGTACAACTTTTCCGTTTCGAACACATTGAAGTGGCCGATCTCCTGCGCAATACCGTCCGGGAGCGGGGTGGCATTGTTCCGGTAAAAGTCATCCAGGGAGGTTGTTTCCGAAAGCATTTATAGAATTCAAATATACCATTTTACAGCTGCATGCCGCCCGAGGCTTCGATCCGCTGACCGTTCACCCAACGGGCGTCCTCCGAACAAAGGAAGGCCACCACGCCACCAATATCCTCCGCTACGCCCGGACGGCCCAGGGCCGTCATGCTGCTGATCATCTTTTGCAGCGACTCGTCGCTGCGGAGATGCCCGTTGCCAAAGTCCGTCATGATCGCCCCCGGAGCCACCACGTTGGCGCGGATACCCCTGACGCCCAATTCCTTGGCCTGGTAGCGGGTCAACGTTTCCACGGCGCTTTTGAGGGAACCGTACACCGACGAGCCGGGAACGGACACCCGCGTCAGCCCGGAAGAGACGTTGACGATACCACCCCCGTCATTCATCAGCGGGAGGAGCTTTTGGGTCAGGAAGTAGACGCCTTTAAAATGTACGTTCAACAGGTCGTCAAAAAACGCCTCCGTCACCGCGTTGATGGGGCTGTAGCCGCCCTGGCCGGCGTTGTTCACCAGGAAGTCGAAGTGGCCGGTCTTGAAGTGGTTCGTTAAAACGCTTTTCAGTCGTTCCACGAAGCCATCGAAGCTTTGCAGTTCGCCCGTATTGAGCTGTAACGCCGCAGCCTTTCGCCCGGCCGCTTCTATCTGCGTGACCACGTTCTGCGCGTCTTCCGCCCGGTTGTTATAGGTAACGATCACATCCAGTCCCTTGGCGGCCAGCTTCAGCGCCATGTCTTTTCCCAGGCCACGGCTGCCGCCGGTTACCAGGGCTATTTTGTTACTCATTGTGCTTGTTTTTTTTTACAAAATTAGTGCGGCCGGACGCGCCAGGCATTGAAAGAATCAATCGGGTTTTTGCAAAATTCAAATATATTTGCGCTCACCTATGTATCAAACGCCGCTCCCCTTGCTGTTCGTGTTATGCTGTACCCTGCACGCAGCCGCCCAGGACTCCCTGGACAAAGCCTACCCCTTTATCGATGGATTTGCGCGCGTGGCGCGGGGGGATAGCTCCTTTTATATCGATACCACCGGAAAATTTGCTTTTAACGAAATAACCGCGATCACAGGTGGCGACGGCACTGCCGACAAGCTCGTCCTGGTCCGCGGCACGAAGGACCGTCCTGACCACTGGGGCATGTTGCGCGCCGGCCGCTGGCTCCTGGCACCGGAATACGACACGATCGACACCCGTTTTAACGTGTGGAAGTTGTCCAGGGACGGCAAAAGCACCTGGTGCGACACCAGCGGTAAACTATTGTTGCCCCTCCGTTTCAGCGATGCGGGCTACCTGGACGGCCGTTATTTCGACGTATGCCAGGGCGGGAAATGGGGCATTTATGACGCGCAGCGGGACAGCGTCGTTATCCCGTTCCAGTACGACGGCTTCGACTTCTGCGGCGGTTGCGGCGATGCCTCCGACTATGTGTTCGCACAACGGGACCAACAATGGGGCGTCATCGGCTTTGACAACAAGGTTCGTGTCCCCTTCGCGTACGAACACACCCATAGGAACATGCGCAGCGATGAATGGGTCCAAAGCTTTCAGCGCAACGGCCGGCCCGTTTTGATCAACATGCTTACGGGGAAGGTATTCGGGGAACCGGAGTACACCTTGCCCGAGGACGTTCTTTGGAACGGGCTGGTGTGCGTAGGGCAACATAAAAAATTTGGCCTCGTCACCGCCGCGGGCAAGCCGGTAACGAATTTTGACTACGACGAGATCTTCTGGTATGAAGAAGCCCAGGGAATAGCAGGCGGCTACGCCTCCGTCAAAAAGAACGGTCTGTACGGATTGATCGACTCGACCGGAAGCCTCATCATTCCGGTCCGCCAGGGGGGGGAAGTCTCGATCATCGACGACAGTACCTTTGACGTATACAGGAACGAAAGGCATTTGCTCATCGACCGGCATGGCCGGCCATTGCTTCCGGTCTACTTCAAAACCATCCAGCCGGTCAGTGAAGGGGTATACGTGGT
This region of Dinghuibacter silviterrae genomic DNA includes:
- a CDS encoding helix-turn-helix domain-containing protein; protein product: MLSETTSLDDFYRNNATPLPDGIAQEIGHFNVFETEKLYDKATGARTMPYSRRDYYKISWIRGKSRAEYADKVIDIEEHALLFATPKIPYHWIPADTQTGMFCIFTPDFLTPRKSGVLLDELPIYQPGQLPVFQLNPAEHAEVEYIFKKMLRELASDYKFKYDLMRTLLLELIHYGQKLQPMSALRTTQNAAQRISALFIELLERQFPLESPHQRLGLRTPKEYADRLAVHVNHLNKVLKEATGSTTSELITKRVIEEAKILLKQTNWSVSEIAYTLGFDEVAHFSNYFKKQTATAPLSFRS
- a CDS encoding SDR family NAD(P)-dependent oxidoreductase: MSNKIALVTGGSRGLGKDMALKLAAKGLDVIVTYNNRAEDAQNVVTQIEAAGRKAAALQLNTGELQSFDGFVERLKSVLTNHFKTGHFDFLVNNAGQGGYSPINAVTEAFFDDLLNVHFKGVYFLTQKLLPLMNDGGGIVNVSSGLTRVSVPGSSVYGSLKSAVETLTRYQAKELGVRGIRANVVAPGAIMTDFGNGHLRSDESLQKMISSMTALGRPGVAEDIGGVVAFLCSEDARWVNGQRIEASGGMQL
- a CDS encoding TetR/AcrR family transcriptional regulator: MLVKEDHILQAAQQLFQKYGWQKVSMDDVAKAIGKSRSSLYYYYKSKEEIYAAVVNMEVDDIVDKIGQAVEQVTGTEEKIATFFTTKMHLMRKRRELYGSLEAGMNADEISSLSGIKRAGHARIMKGEGDLLKEILKQGVEAGELRPIPPREMENLVFVILANMHGLKREMLLAEDAPKIDTLAQTLSQLIVHGLKA